One region of Endozoicomonas sp. Mp262 genomic DNA includes:
- a CDS encoding glycosyltransferase produces MSLLSIIIPFRQGKGEPGGLEQLKRTLACLLRHQVFEVLLFDVGSVAIPASIIDSFCPDNLRYLHRPDLELDGWGKIYNSAVTEATGRYILLFEARLLASDTFIANLPEQVKLFDKEGGNAFALYPVLKRSLSNASDGFEKAGTHGYQQACFTEALTTYLEGKSDPVEAISLTNGPLLIRRHWFLALGGFRESFIGHEAAQLDLLHRLAAYYPVGKKPDDYVLDVDSPFPGDYLGFRRYYSFYSLPALFKGYFCVCQAGEKQHSESEWEKDKAFFYEILASGAAGCRSLNLENIKASSELGRYLLQRSFDSKEELPSLVEYIQGLMVESDYNPVDYPGLFYRGNNKRKGTATEASFSSRLLKFFRKHTGFLKSTKMP; encoded by the coding sequence ATGTCATTACTTTCTATCATTATTCCATTCAGGCAGGGCAAGGGGGAGCCTGGTGGGTTGGAGCAATTGAAGCGAACTCTTGCTTGTTTGTTGAGGCATCAGGTATTTGAAGTCTTGTTGTTTGATGTGGGGAGTGTGGCTATCCCTGCTTCGATTATTGATTCGTTTTGTCCGGACAATCTGCGTTATCTCCACAGGCCAGACCTTGAGCTGGATGGCTGGGGGAAAATCTATAATTCTGCCGTAACAGAAGCTACCGGGCGCTATATATTGTTGTTTGAGGCGCGTTTGCTTGCTAGTGATACTTTTATCGCCAATCTCCCAGAGCAGGTTAAATTATTTGACAAGGAAGGAGGTAATGCTTTCGCTCTTTACCCGGTGTTAAAACGTTCCCTTTCTAATGCCTCCGATGGCTTTGAAAAAGCCGGTACGCATGGATATCAACAGGCTTGTTTTACCGAGGCATTGACTACTTACCTGGAAGGTAAAAGTGATCCTGTGGAAGCGATCAGCTTGACTAATGGGCCTTTATTAATACGTCGTCACTGGTTTTTGGCTCTGGGAGGCTTTCGGGAGAGTTTTATTGGTCATGAAGCGGCACAACTGGACCTGCTCCATCGCTTAGCGGCGTACTATCCGGTGGGAAAAAAACCTGACGACTATGTCCTGGATGTGGATAGCCCCTTTCCCGGAGACTATTTAGGCTTTCGCAGGTATTACAGTTTTTATAGTTTGCCCGCCTTATTTAAAGGGTATTTCTGTGTGTGTCAGGCCGGGGAAAAACAGCATAGTGAGAGTGAGTGGGAAAAGGATAAGGCATTTTTTTATGAGATTCTGGCCAGCGGCGCTGCCGGTTGCCGAAGTCTTAACCTTGAAAACATAAAGGCATCCAGTGAGTTGGGGCGTTATTTGTTACAGAGGTCCTTTGATTCGAAAGAGGAGCTGCCCTCACTGGTGGAGTATATACAGGGCTTGATGGTTGAAAGTGATTACAACCCTGTGGACTATCCCGGTTTGTTTTATAGAGGGAATAACAAACGCAAAGGCACTGCTACAGAGGCAAGCTTTAGCAGCAGGCTGTTGAAATTTTTCCGGAAACATACTGGATTTTTAAAGTCAACAAAAATGCCTTAG
- a CDS encoding RNA-binding protein has translation MQKNKLFVGNLAFSSTEADLEQAFGQFGELHEVKVILDRETGRSRGFAFVTFANEDDAEAALSLDGNALNGRNIRVSIATERPRNNGPRREGGFNKGNRRF, from the coding sequence ATGCAAAAGAATAAACTCTTTGTTGGCAACCTGGCTTTTTCCTCCACTGAAGCAGACTTAGAGCAGGCATTTGGCCAGTTCGGCGAGCTGCACGAAGTTAAGGTAATCCTGGATCGTGAAACTGGCCGTTCCCGCGGTTTTGCTTTCGTGACTTTTGCTAACGAAGACGATGCTGAAGCAGCTCTGTCCCTGGACGGTAACGCCCTGAATGGCCGTAACATCCGTGTTAGCATTGCAACCGAGCGTCCAAGAAACAACGGCCCTCGTCGCGAAGGCGGTTTCAACAAAGGTAACCGTCGCTTCTAA
- the nrdG gene encoding anaerobic ribonucleoside-triphosphate reductase-activating protein, translating to MNYHQYYPVDVVNGEGTRCTLFVSGCEHFCKGCHNTSTWAADSGHPYTRELEDRIIKDLGDERIRRDGLSLSGGDPLFPGNLDAIHQLVRRVKACYPEKTIWLWTGYTLETLSEQQQAIIPYIDVLIDGKYEQDKRDLSLPWRGSSNQRIHHF from the coding sequence ATGAATTATCATCAATACTATCCAGTGGATGTGGTCAACGGTGAGGGTACCCGCTGTACCCTGTTTGTCAGTGGCTGTGAGCACTTCTGCAAAGGCTGTCACAACACCTCAACCTGGGCTGCGGACTCAGGACACCCCTATACCCGTGAACTGGAAGATCGAATCATCAAAGATTTGGGAGATGAACGGATCAGGCGGGATGGACTGTCGCTCTCCGGAGGCGATCCCCTTTTTCCCGGCAATCTTGACGCTATCCACCAATTGGTCCGTCGAGTCAAGGCGTGCTATCCGGAAAAAACCATCTGGCTATGGACAGGTTACACCCTGGAGACCCTGTCAGAACAACAGCAGGCCATAATCCCCTATATTGATGTTCTTATTGATGGCAAATACGAACAGGATAAGCGGGACTTATCTCTACCCTGGCGGGGCAGCAGCAACCAGCGTATCCACCACTTCTAA
- the nrdD gene encoding anaerobic ribonucleoside-triphosphate reductase: MTDIIKRDGSRQPFDVSRIVRAVTSALNDAHQKDDHFAQFVAEEVKKNCADQQQVDIYDIQSRVEDLMMRSQYKDAARKYIEFRRTRDIERESRNALNREIMGIINQDNEELLNENANKDSKIIPTQRDLLAGVVAKHFAKQHILPRHVAHAHERGEIHYHDLDYSPFFPMFNCMLIDVEGMLTKGFRMGNAEIETPRSITTATAITAQIIAQVSSHIYGGTSINEIDRIHAPYVRKTYEKHLAQGMHWIGDEEKAKQYALEMTEKDCYDAYQALEYEVNTLHTANGQTPFVTLGFGLGTSWEERLVQKSILKNRIRGLGRNKKTPIFPKLVFGIRKGVNFSAEDPNYDIKQLALECASKRMYPDILNYDKLVEVTGSFKTPMGCRSFLGTYEENGQLVHDGRNNLGVVSLNLPRIAIESKNEEEFYAKLDQRLTLAKDALMNRIHRLDNVRAKVAPILYVEGACGVRLNPEDKVSEIFKNGRASISLGYIGIHETINALYGEGNIYDSEELRKKGLRIVAYLRKAVNQWKDETGYGFSLYSTPSESLCDRFCRLDRKEFGVINGVTDKGYYTNSFHLDVEKQVNPYDKVDFEMAYPEHASGGFICYGEYPNMIHNLKALESVWDYTYDKVPYYGTNTPNDSCYSCGYEGEFNATSRGFECPQCKNRDSAKMSVTRRVCGYLGQPNSRPFIKGKQEEVIRRVKHL, encoded by the coding sequence ATGACGGATATCATCAAGCGTGATGGTTCTCGGCAGCCTTTTGACGTATCCCGTATTGTAAGGGCGGTCACCAGCGCCTTGAATGATGCTCACCAGAAAGATGACCACTTTGCACAGTTCGTGGCTGAAGAGGTGAAGAAAAACTGTGCGGACCAGCAACAAGTTGATATCTACGATATACAGAGCCGGGTAGAAGACCTGATGATGCGCAGCCAGTACAAAGATGCTGCCAGAAAGTATATTGAGTTTCGTCGTACCCGTGATATCGAGCGTGAATCCCGCAATGCCCTGAACCGGGAAATCATGGGCATTATCAACCAGGATAATGAAGAGCTGCTTAACGAAAACGCCAACAAAGACAGCAAAATCATTCCAACCCAGCGTGACTTACTGGCTGGAGTCGTTGCCAAGCATTTCGCCAAACAGCATATTTTACCCCGGCATGTGGCTCACGCCCATGAGCGCGGAGAAATTCATTACCACGACCTGGACTACTCTCCCTTCTTCCCCATGTTCAACTGCATGTTGATTGATGTTGAAGGCATGCTGACCAAGGGCTTTAGAATGGGGAACGCAGAGATTGAAACCCCGCGTTCCATTACAACGGCTACAGCGATTACCGCCCAGATTATTGCCCAGGTTTCCAGCCACATATATGGCGGCACCAGCATTAATGAAATCGACCGTATCCATGCGCCTTATGTGCGCAAGACCTATGAAAAACACCTTGCCCAGGGTATGCACTGGATTGGCGATGAAGAAAAGGCAAAGCAGTACGCTCTGGAAATGACAGAAAAGGACTGCTACGACGCTTACCAGGCCCTGGAGTACGAAGTTAACACCCTGCATACGGCCAATGGTCAGACACCTTTTGTCACCTTAGGTTTTGGGTTGGGTACTTCCTGGGAAGAGCGTTTGGTTCAGAAGTCCATTTTGAAAAACCGGATTCGCGGACTGGGTCGAAACAAAAAAACCCCCATCTTCCCAAAACTGGTTTTCGGCATTAGAAAAGGCGTTAACTTCAGCGCAGAAGACCCGAACTACGACATCAAACAGCTGGCCCTGGAGTGTGCCAGCAAACGAATGTATCCCGACATTCTGAATTACGACAAACTGGTAGAAGTCACTGGCAGTTTTAAAACCCCCATGGGCTGTCGCTCATTCCTGGGCACTTACGAAGAAAATGGCCAACTGGTTCATGATGGCCGTAACAACCTGGGTGTTGTATCTCTTAACCTGCCACGCATAGCCATTGAAAGTAAAAACGAAGAGGAGTTTTACGCCAAGCTTGATCAGCGTCTTACCCTGGCAAAAGACGCCCTTATGAACCGTATTCACCGTCTTGATAATGTTCGCGCGAAAGTTGCGCCTATTCTTTATGTAGAAGGTGCCTGCGGTGTTCGTCTGAATCCGGAGGATAAGGTCAGTGAGATTTTCAAGAATGGTCGTGCCTCCATTTCACTGGGCTATATTGGTATTCACGAAACCATCAATGCACTCTATGGTGAAGGCAATATATACGACAGCGAAGAGCTGCGTAAAAAAGGTCTTAGAATCGTCGCCTATTTGCGTAAAGCGGTAAACCAGTGGAAAGATGAAACCGGCTATGGATTCAGCCTGTACTCCACTCCCAGTGAAAGCCTGTGTGACCGGTTCTGTCGGCTGGATCGCAAAGAGTTTGGGGTGATTAACGGTGTCACTGACAAAGGTTACTATACCAACTCTTTCCACCTTGACGTAGAAAAGCAGGTAAACCCATACGACAAAGTTGACTTTGAAATGGCTTATCCCGAGCACGCCAGTGGTGGCTTTATTTGTTATGGCGAATACCCGAATATGATCCATAACCTTAAAGCGCTGGAAAGCGTGTGGGACTATACCTATGACAAAGTCCCTTATTATGGCACCAATACCCCCAATGACTCCTGCTACAGCTGTGGTTACGAAGGTGAATTCAATGCCACCAGCCGGGGCTTTGAATGCCCGCAGTGTAAAAACCGTGACTCTGCAAAAATGTCTGTCACCCGAAGAGTCTGCGGCTATCTTGGCCAACCCAACAGCCGGCCGTTTATTAAAGGCAAGCAGGAAGAGGTTATTCGCCGGGTTAAGCACCTGTAA